The Octopus sinensis unplaced genomic scaffold, ASM634580v1 Contig13084, whole genome shotgun sequence region CACACACCGATCTCCGCTAAAGAAAACCaagaagaaggtggtggtgttaaactgggttcCAAACTCAGTCCATGCAGAACTACCCAATATTCATACGAATTAGtaacataaattaatatttcaaaagcTAGATGCGAGTTTGTGTATTTGAAACTTTTCAACTTTAATTATGCTGAGTTCCAtgaagataaaataaagttcaAGACACACTAATTACAATCTTAAATGGAGCTGTTTCACGTTGCCTACTTCGTTCAATATTCGTGAAAGAAACCTGAATTTAAAACAATCTCTACGACTCAGCTTTACAAAGTaaactcttttttgtttttaccttgcttttttttgttctttggcaTTGGATGGGCATGCAACTGTACAAACCTTGCCAAGGCAGACATTGGAGCACGATACAGTCTTTGAATCAGTTGGAActtgtcaaaccttccaacctaAGCTAGCAAGAATGACGGTAAATTTTCTTAAATTGGAAACTTGGGAAGAATGCTTGTAAGAGTAAACTCCATTTAAGGAATCTCAGGACCAGATGATGgtggaactcagaatgcaaagagcattAATAAATCTCGCAAAGCACCTCATCTAACACTTTGAAATTCTTCCAGTCTGTGGGAGAGAAatggtactgtattttatcaacttttaaaaaaataggaaACAAAATTGATCTTGGTGGCCAAAACAAATTCTATGGTCTACGATGAAATGTTACAGATACTTTCCTCTGTGgttctctgtcagtctgtttgaTGCTGTAGAGTAGAAGCAACAACCTCTCATAGAGTGAAACAAATAATGTACCCTTTCATTCCCAGTTGTAGTTGTTTCACTTCATTTCTCTTGTCAGCCTTTTATAATCATATCCTTGTGTccatgtaaaagaaaaatcaataattcaTTTGTTGAATATTATTGCAGATTTCTGAACAATGTTCAGGTGAAGTGTAACAAGATAGTGCGTGTTGGTTCCATTGGTGACGGAGGATGGAATGTTTGTTTGGATGTCAAATGGTATCCCACGAAGCCTTGCTTGGTATACTCATTTGGGTAAATAGAAAGACGCTCCGAAATTTTCAGCAAAAATCGGAGTGCTCTTCAATTTTTCATATTCTCTATAATTTTTCTCTCCTATAAATGATTATAAatgattataaatgtgtgtgagtttgtgcaagcatatatactgatatatatatatatatatatatatatataatatatatatatatatatatatatatatatataatatatatatatatatatatataatatatatatatatatatatatatatatatacatatatatatatatacatatatatatatatatatatatatatatatatatataatatatatatatatatacacatatacacacatacatacacacacagagacatgcaggaagtaaatagacaactTTAATTTCCAACATTTCTGTTCTAagcatcttaatatgttttcagtggtgtagaatttacaatgttattattctttttcattccagtgccattatattaaacgtTTGTGAAGAGTAATCATGCCACGCACAAAATTCAGCAGATCTGTCAGATTTTCGAAGAAGTTGCATTGTTGGGCAATCTGGGGCTGGttttagccagcgaaaaattgccaaaaattttcaaattctttttgcTAATGTTAATAGagttatagtgcaattcaaaagccaaagaaaagaatcaacagattctcgtcccggccgacctgggccctcggaaaggaaacttcgctgtttgaagagaattgtggaaaacgaactctgttcgaaggcttctgacattgcaaaacagctagaagttagtccaagaacgtgtgttacatatctgcataatcttgggtattatggacgagcagctagaagaaaacctctccttcaactgattaatatcatgaaaagaaagaaatgggctaagaagatgtcagaaaaattcagttcattttgggatcgagtgattttctcagatgaatccagatttgcattattttcagacagtggacgttTTGGGGtttggaggcttcccaatcaagaatttcaTTTGAAACGACTTCAACTAAttgtgaaacatggcggtatctctgtaatggtatggggagctgtcaccagcaatggttgtTCTGAGCTGATTAAATGTGTTGGATCCATAAACtgtgaaaaatacatcgaaatacttaagcaaggactatttccgatgtattcacacgataacaacgaaaaattagtttttattcatggaaagtggagctccatgccacacagcgaaaagcatgactgaaaatgggatcaaaaagcttccttggccgagccaatctTCTGACacgaacccaattgaaaatctttggaccatactagatagagctatatgaaaaactcaacagaaacctaaatctaaagatgaattgtttcgatcgttgtgtgaaaagtgggcagaaatttcacaagagacaatcacaaagctcatcagttcaatgccaaaaagagtttctgaattaaaaactgcaaagtgAATATCAGCTAAATACTAAATTATGTAAacctacctatcgattacatttcaattgttcgctttgcgtattaagtaaaagattttgaaaattaaaggtgtctatttacttcctgcatgtctgcgTATAttgttactgcatatctctccttgagagatttagaaatatgatATTTCTGTAGACCAGTGAATGTTTTTCACTTTGAATTCTATAAGTTTTCGAAAACAGGTTAGAAGCGACGTCTAGATAATCTAAGCTACTCTACGCTGATAAAGAGCAATAAACCTGAAACTAGTCCGTGTTTCACAattggttggagtcgtttcaaatgAAACTAGTCCGTGGAGGTGCTAATCTCCCCCGTTCGAAAGTATAAGGACACAGAACGTTTGTGTCGCATAGCCAGCTAGAAATGATATTTCTtggagctaaataacagtaacatttctctctttcctggGACTGCTACATTATGTTGACAACAagccatcactttatcgtgctgttactgcatatctctcgttgagagatttagaaatgcgatatatatatatctgtctgtccgtctgtctctctctttcactttctctcacacacacatgcacataacacatgtatatatatatatatgtctttctttgTTTCAACAGGATTGGTAGGGATTCGACTTTTGATGTTGGCATGAAAAATATCTTTGGCTGTGAAGTACATTCCTTTGACCCATTGTAAGCACTGGTTTACTGTAGtaataacagcagtagcagcagtagtcctagctgcatcatcatcagcattattattattgttgttgttgttgttgttgtttttgttgttgttgttgttgttgttgttgtttttgttgttattcagtagttttatttttatattgtgctttcacttcactatcgagcgcagctctatgtgccttggatatgtgctgtggtttgttgtgatgctcttatggtaaTTGTATTGAGAGTGttgtgtgtaggatgtgtgcagtgcccagtagtgccattttctgtatgttatatatatttataagtcctGGTgactttgttatgtatttatctgaatgcaCCTACAATGATAGGAatcgtttctgtttttagattccacattcgagttacctctatttctaggtctttgtattttgaaagtttctccatttcttttagagatcttttctgtttgaacggcagttttttctagcggtgtcatatgaaattgtcacccataattatgaccctagtatcgatctattgcatttcaatctgttttagggttagggctagttaggggtagggggaagagtatctttttttcttcacaaatgtaaataaacccaatctttttcataaacgagggaatattcatacagcacagaatgttttttaactcaatagacgtcagtgatttgttgaaattgcagaaatttcttgtattaacaaaattatttttaacatgCTTTGTTGTCTTCACAGTGAAAAGAAAATTCCAAATCGTGAATTGTTAAATTTCCATGATATCGGAATAAGTAACAAATCAGGCATTGACGGAGGCAGACAGTTTATGACACTACGAGACACTCGCAAGCATTTAAATCACACAAATGTAAGTTTTtgtttatacgtatatctatctatctatctatctatctatctatctatctatctatctatctatctatctatctatctatctatgtatatatatatatatatatatatatatatatatatatagcttttaacAAAACACtctgatgaacgggaacgtgaaactctgagtaacagcttttgttatatttctgctgcttttaaataaagtatatatatatatatatatatatgtatgtatgtatgtatgtatgtatgtatgtatgtatgtatgtatgcatgtatttatttatttatgtatgtatgtatgtatgtatctgtacagacactcatgtgtatatatatgtatgcatgtgtgtatgtatcacgtTTTTAATGACCAGTCACTATTATTTCTGTAGCAACTCTGCTTTCCACATAGGTTCATTCAATAATTCCAAGTGAAAAATTTTACGTAATATTTATGGATTAGAGTAGCACCTCCCTAGGACTGCGTCAAAGGTGCGCTCTTAAATTGCGCGTCTGTCAGGAAACAAAacgtatatataaagattaaaaataaatgtgagaAGATTAAAAATAAACGAGATGAGTAATTATGGAATCTTCACTAATAGCAAAGCGAAAACCAAGATTCAAGACAGATtcattacatataaaataaaccCTCAAGTTTCCCCGAACAATTGGATTCTATAAGTTTTAAGTATGGTGTTGAtgattttatttgttacagtaaTATTCATATGATTTTTAGCAACGTCCTGCCGAAAAACGTGCACatattatttcattctattttggaaaatgaaataacGTACCTCTCTTCTGAGGAACAGGCAACAAGCTGCAACTCAAAGGATTATCATAATTTCATTctgatgatgaggataacaaaatataaaagactaaTGGATTTAGCAATACTACTGTTCCAAAGATAAAGGACtagtaaatgaaaaacaaaaatccttCATAAAAACTAAGATTTTCGtcctttaatcatttatttatttctcaatttcttattctttctgtttccctCCTTCCCCTTTTCCTATCGCTTtccatttctttgtttgtttctttcattctttcttctttctttttgtttctttctgttttattttctgttttctttgttattcagttatcttttgctatttctttctttctttctttgttttttcctaCCCACTCTCGCCCCCTCCTTTCCTGTCTCTGTGTGGTCCATTCAGCTATCTGTGCGTCATCCAttacatattttcacaaaattgtttttaattaacaaCTTCTTTAATTAccttttatttcattcttcagAAGGATATCAGTATTTTGAAAATGGATGTAGAAAGCTCAGAATGGCGCTTTCTGACGGCGAACTAAATCATGTGAAACAACTAGCAATTGAGTTTCACTTAACTAGAAAACAATCGTTTTTCATTTATGC contains the following coding sequences:
- the LOC115229569 gene encoding uncharacterized protein LOC115229569 isoform X1, coding for MVTVHLCRADVQKIAGSTVLPVADVQKIAGSTVLPVAGVQKIARSAVMPVVIPSLEELKTKTEIELEDMYHGFLNNVQVKCNKIVRVGSIGDGGWNVCLDVKWYPTKPCLVYSFGIGRDSTFDVGMKNIFGCEVHSFDPFEKKIPNRELLNFHDIGISNKSGIDGGRQFMTLRDTRKHLNHTNKDISILKMDVESSEWRFLTAN
- the LOC115229569 gene encoding uncharacterized protein LOC115229569 isoform X2, which produces MVTVHLCRADVQKIAGSTVLPVAGVQKIARSAVMPVVIPSLEELKTKTEIELEDMYHGFLNNVQVKCNKIVRVGSIGDGGWNVCLDVKWYPTKPCLVYSFGIGRDSTFDVGMKNIFGCEVHSFDPFEKKIPNRELLNFHDIGISNKSGIDGGRQFMTLRDTRKHLNHTNKDISILKMDVESSEWRFLTAN